Proteins encoded together in one Pseudoalteromonas xiamenensis window:
- the acnB gene encoding bifunctional aconitate hydratase 2/2-methylisocitrate dehydratase: MLQEYRKHVEERAAQGIVPKPLDAQQTADLVELLKNPPTGEEEFILDLLVNRVPPGVDDAAYIKAGFLAAVAKGEASSPLISKEYAAELLGTMLGGYNIAPMIDLLDDEALAPVVAKGLSHTLLMFDAFYDVEEKAKAGNANAQKVVESWANADWFLERPNVAEKISVTVFKVTGETNTDDLSPAPDAWSRPDIPLHALAMLKNERDGIVPEKAGEIGPISQLEELKAKGLPLAYVGDVVGTGSSRKSATNSVLWFMGDDIPFVPNKRVGGVCLGGKIAPIFFNTMEDSGALPIELPVDDLNMGDQIDIYPFEGVVKRHGTDEVITTFSLKSDVILDEVRAGGRIPLIIGRGLTDKARASLGLPAETIFRKPSAPVDSGKGFTLAQKMVGRACNVAGVRPGQYCEPKMTTVGSQDTTGPMTRDELKDLACLGFSADLTMQSFCHTSAYPKPIDVETHHTLPDFIMNRGGVSLRPGDGVIHSWLNRMLLPDTVGTGGDSHTRFPLGISFPAGSGAVAFAAATGVMPLDMPESILVRFKGEMQPGITLRDLVHAIPYYAIKQGLLTVEKKGKVNEFSGRILEIEGVEHLTVEQAFELSDASAERSAAGCTVKLSRESIAEYLNSNIVMLKWMISEGYGDVRTIERRIGKMQEWLANPELMEADADAEYAHIIDIDLAEITEPVLCAPNDPDDARLLSDVQGEKIDEVFIGSCMTNIGHFRAAGKLLNNFKGQLPTRMWIAPPTKMDRDQLTDEGYYGIYGRVGARIETPGCSLCMGNQARVADKATVVSTSTRNFPNRLGTGANVFLASAELAAVAAIIGKLPTPAEYQEYAEKINATASDTYRYLNFHKMPQYTKKADTVIIQQAV; this comes from the coding sequence GTGCTTCAAGAATACCGTAAACACGTTGAAGAGCGTGCAGCTCAAGGCATCGTGCCTAAGCCTCTAGACGCTCAACAAACAGCAGATTTAGTTGAATTATTAAAAAACCCACCAACAGGTGAAGAAGAGTTCATCCTTGATCTTCTTGTAAATCGCGTACCACCAGGTGTAGATGACGCTGCTTACATCAAAGCAGGCTTCTTAGCTGCAGTGGCAAAAGGCGAAGCGAGCTCTCCACTTATCTCTAAAGAGTACGCAGCAGAATTGCTAGGCACTATGCTTGGCGGTTACAACATTGCGCCTATGATCGACTTACTAGACGACGAAGCGCTTGCGCCTGTTGTTGCAAAAGGTCTGTCACATACATTACTTATGTTTGATGCGTTCTACGACGTAGAAGAAAAAGCAAAAGCGGGTAACGCAAATGCTCAAAAAGTCGTTGAGTCTTGGGCAAATGCAGATTGGTTCTTAGAAAGACCAAACGTTGCTGAAAAAATCTCGGTTACTGTATTTAAAGTAACGGGCGAGACAAACACAGACGACCTATCACCAGCACCAGATGCATGGTCACGTCCTGATATTCCACTACACGCACTGGCTATGCTTAAAAACGAGCGTGATGGTATCGTGCCAGAGAAAGCAGGCGAAATCGGCCCTATTTCTCAACTAGAAGAATTAAAAGCGAAAGGCTTACCACTTGCGTACGTAGGTGACGTTGTTGGTACGGGTTCTTCTCGTAAATCAGCGACTAACTCTGTGCTTTGGTTCATGGGTGATGACATCCCATTCGTACCTAACAAGCGCGTTGGTGGTGTGTGCCTTGGTGGTAAAATTGCGCCGATTTTCTTCAACACAATGGAAGATTCTGGCGCACTACCAATCGAACTACCAGTTGACGACCTAAACATGGGCGACCAAATCGACATCTACCCATTTGAAGGTGTGGTTAAGCGTCATGGTACAGATGAAGTTATCACGACGTTCTCATTAAAATCAGACGTAATTCTTGATGAAGTACGTGCTGGTGGTCGTATTCCACTGATCATCGGTCGTGGTCTAACTGATAAAGCGCGTGCATCACTAGGTCTTCCAGCAGAAACGATTTTCCGTAAGCCATCAGCACCGGTAGATTCTGGCAAAGGCTTCACGCTTGCGCAGAAGATGGTTGGCCGTGCATGTAACGTTGCAGGTGTTCGCCCAGGTCAATACTGCGAACCAAAAATGACCACAGTAGGTTCACAAGATACTACAGGTCCAATGACGCGTGACGAGCTTAAAGATCTAGCGTGTTTAGGTTTCTCTGCGGACCTTACAATGCAGTCTTTCTGCCACACGTCTGCGTATCCAAAACCAATCGACGTTGAAACGCACCACACACTACCAGATTTCATCATGAACCGTGGTGGTGTATCACTGCGTCCTGGTGACGGTGTTATCCACTCATGGTTAAACCGTATGTTGCTTCCAGACACAGTAGGTACTGGTGGTGACTCGCATACACGTTTCCCACTTGGTATTTCATTCCCAGCGGGTTCTGGCGCAGTCGCATTCGCAGCAGCAACAGGTGTTATGCCTCTAGATATGCCAGAGTCAATCCTTGTTCGTTTCAAAGGTGAAATGCAACCAGGTATCACGCTACGTGACCTAGTACACGCAATCCCTTACTACGCAATCAAACAAGGTCTATTGACGGTTGAGAAGAAAGGTAAAGTAAACGAATTCTCTGGTCGTATCCTTGAAATCGAAGGTGTTGAGCACCTAACGGTTGAGCAAGCGTTCGAACTATCAGATGCGTCTGCAGAGCGTTCAGCAGCTGGTTGTACAGTTAAGCTTTCGCGTGAGTCAATCGCAGAATACCTAAACTCTAACATCGTAATGCTGAAGTGGATGATCTCTGAAGGCTACGGTGACGTGCGTACTATCGAGCGTCGTATCGGTAAGATGCAAGAGTGGCTAGCAAATCCAGAGTTGATGGAAGCGGATGCGGATGCAGAGTACGCTCACATCATCGACATCGATCTTGCGGAAATCACAGAGCCAGTACTTTGTGCGCCAAACGATCCAGACGATGCACGTCTTCTTTCTGACGTTCAAGGCGAGAAAATCGACGAAGTATTCATCGGTTCTTGTATGACGAACATCGGTCACTTCCGTGCTGCTGGTAAGTTGTTAAACAACTTCAAAGGTCAGTTACCAACGCGTATGTGGATTGCTCCACCAACGAAGATGGACCGCGACCAGTTAACGGACGAAGGTTACTACGGTATTTACGGCCGCGTTGGTGCGCGTATCGAAACGCCGGGATGTTCACTGTGCATGGGTAACCAAGCACGCGTAGCAGACAAAGCAACGGTTGTTTCTACATCAACGCGTAACTTCCCGAACCGTTTAGGTACAGGTGCAAACGTGTTCCTAGCATCTGCTGAACTAGCAGCGGTAGCAGCTATCATTGGTAAACTACCAACACCAGCTGAGTACCAAGAGTACGCAGAGAAGATCAACGCAACGGCGTCTGATACATACCGTTACTTGAACTTCCACAAGATGCCACAGTACACGAAAAAAGCGGATACTGTGATCATCCAACAAGCGGTTTAA
- a CDS encoding tetratricopeptide repeat protein, which translates to MSDRNVTVQGSTHKSIIITGNNNQVGGQAEFNIPLTCYHHQTKRRRSNKARSNVLDILNAQNRAVELYGRESELKRLTDWLDDDADISVFTLIAPAGSGKTRLAIELCEITERDNNWACGFVRHIDLDELARAFKFTHFTWSHSLLLVVDYAAVNYQGLADWLDALSQLEELAPNIKLRILLLEREANKDMGWWKHLVGSSLNSHQSRLDFFYHLEPYPLAGLSDLTVRHALIHAAFNATKSLFADSQAHPPPKKNMNPEFDKVLSRAQFTNPLTLVMAGVLCHDMPLLQALNLNHLEAAQKIALREIDRFNTYFNQGNNTELEHGLCFHLLTGGLRLEDMRQALNDEFESMGYTRNKVSDALVSLQQTFSSTTPQNEGHEELRLTTIQPDLISEAICVQLLNNNSERKVQAANIVERALRYGNTHAASMLIRLLQDFASSLNTKTAGQRDVQVQLQNWVTQLITDNQNDLNFLRLIESVLPDSSVTLAGISCHLLAAICHIFRERVANDEDFQPDFAMSLNNLASFQSELGHREAALEHALEAVQIYRKLAEAHPDTFLPDLAMSLNNLASFQSELGQREAALEHALEAVNIRRKLAEAHPDTFLPNLAGSLNNLANRLSELGQREAALEHALEAVQIYRKLAEAHPDTFLPDLAMSLNNLASFQSELGQREAALEHALEAVNIRRKLAEAHPDTFLPNLAGSLNNLANRLSELGQREAALEHALEAVNIRRKLAEAHPDTFLPDLAMSLNNLANRLSELGQREAALEHALEAVNIRRKLAEAHPDTFLPNLAGSLNNLANRLSELGQREAALEHALEAVNIRRKLAEAHPDTFLPDLAGSLNNLASFQSELGQREAALEHALEAIESLIMHFLNYPKAYSNWMEALLRNYLKYCEQTESEPDARLLSPIIEVLKQGERK; encoded by the coding sequence ATGTCTGATCGAAATGTGACAGTTCAAGGAAGCACCCATAAAAGCATCATCATCACAGGCAATAATAATCAAGTTGGCGGCCAAGCAGAATTTAATATTCCGCTTACGTGTTATCACCATCAAACCAAAAGACGCCGCAGTAACAAAGCCCGCTCTAATGTATTAGACATACTCAACGCACAAAATAGGGCTGTCGAGCTATATGGACGAGAGTCGGAGCTCAAAAGGCTGACTGATTGGCTCGATGATGACGCTGACATATCAGTGTTTACGCTCATTGCCCCCGCAGGTAGTGGTAAAACCCGTTTAGCCATAGAGCTGTGTGAAATCACTGAGCGAGACAACAATTGGGCCTGTGGCTTTGTGCGCCACATTGATTTGGATGAGCTGGCGCGCGCTTTTAAATTTACACACTTTACTTGGTCGCATTCACTTTTATTGGTGGTTGACTACGCGGCGGTAAATTATCAAGGTTTAGCAGATTGGCTCGACGCCCTGTCACAACTTGAAGAACTCGCTCCAAATATCAAACTTAGAATATTGCTTCTTGAACGCGAAGCGAATAAAGATATGGGGTGGTGGAAGCACTTAGTGGGTTCATCACTCAATAGCCACCAATCAAGGCTTGATTTTTTTTACCACCTTGAGCCGTACCCGCTCGCCGGTTTATCGGACCTAACGGTGCGCCATGCCCTTATACACGCCGCATTTAATGCAACAAAGTCATTGTTTGCCGACTCGCAAGCCCACCCACCGCCCAAAAAAAATATGAACCCTGAGTTTGACAAGGTGCTGAGTCGCGCTCAATTTACCAACCCGCTGACCTTAGTCATGGCGGGCGTATTGTGCCATGACATGCCTTTGCTCCAGGCACTCAACCTCAATCACTTAGAAGCTGCGCAAAAGATTGCGCTGCGTGAAATTGACCGCTTTAACACTTATTTTAATCAAGGCAACAATACTGAACTTGAGCACGGCTTATGCTTTCACTTACTGACCGGCGGCTTACGCCTTGAGGATATGCGTCAAGCACTCAACGATGAGTTTGAAAGCATGGGATACACCCGGAACAAAGTAAGTGACGCACTTGTTTCCCTGCAGCAGACATTTTCCTCAACGACACCTCAAAATGAGGGCCACGAAGAATTAAGATTAACAACCATACAACCCGACCTTATCTCTGAGGCCATTTGTGTGCAACTACTCAATAACAATTCTGAACGCAAGGTCCAAGCCGCTAATATTGTTGAACGCGCTTTACGCTACGGCAATACCCATGCCGCAAGTATGTTAATACGCTTACTGCAAGACTTCGCCAGCTCGTTAAACACAAAAACGGCCGGACAAAGAGACGTTCAAGTGCAACTGCAAAATTGGGTTACACAGCTCATTACAGATAACCAAAATGACCTTAACTTTTTAAGGCTTATCGAAAGCGTGCTGCCAGATAGCTCCGTGACACTGGCTGGCATTTCATGTCACTTATTAGCAGCAATATGCCACATATTTAGAGAGCGTGTTGCAAATGATGAAGACTTTCAGCCAGACTTCGCAATGTCCCTTAATAATTTGGCAAGCTTTCAAAGCGAACTCGGTCATCGTGAAGCAGCCCTTGAACACGCGCTAGAAGCCGTTCAAATTTATCGTAAACTGGCTGAGGCACATCCTGATACCTTTTTGCCTGACCTCGCAATGTCCCTTAATAATTTGGCAAGCTTTCAAAGCGAACTCGGTCAGCGTGAAGCAGCCCTTGAACACGCGCTAGAAGCGGTTAACATTCGCCGTAAACTGGCTGAGGCACATCCTGATACCTTTTTGCCTAACCTCGCTGGGTCCCTTAATAATTTGGCAAACAGGTTAAGCGAACTCGGTCAGCGTGAAGCAGCCCTTGAACACGCGCTAGAAGCCGTTCAAATTTATCGTAAACTGGCTGAGGCACATCCTGATACCTTTTTGCCTGACCTCGCAATGTCCCTTAATAATTTGGCAAGCTTTCAAAGCGAACTCGGTCAGCGTGAAGCAGCCCTTGAACACGCGCTAGAAGCGGTTAACATTCGCCGTAAACTGGCTGAGGCACATCCTGATACCTTTTTGCCTAACCTCGCTGGGTCCCTTAATAATTTGGCAAACAGGTTAAGCGAACTCGGTCAGCGAGAAGCAGCACTTGAACACGCGCTAGAAGCGGTTAACATTCGCCGTAAACTGGCTGAGGCACATCCTGATACCTTTTTGCCTGACCTCGCAATGTCCCTTAATAATTTGGCAAACAGGTTAAGCGAACTCGGTCAGCGAGAAGCAGCCCTTGAACACGCGCTAGAAGCGGTTAACATTCGCCGTAAACTGGCTGAGGCACATCCTGATACCTTTTTGCCTAACCTCGCTGGGTCCCTTAATAATTTGGCAAACAGGTTAAGCGAACTCGGTCAGCGAGAAGCAGCACTTGAACACGCGCTAGAAGCGGTTAACATTCGCCGTAAACTGGCTGAGGCACATCCTGATACCTTTTTGCCTGACCTCGCTGGGTCCCTTAATAATTTGGCAAGCTTTCAAAGCGAACTCGGTCAGCGTGAAGCAGCCCTTGAACACGCGCTAGAAGCCATAGAATCCTTAATCATGCACTTTTTAAACTATCCAAAAGCCTACAGTAATTGGATGGAGGCTCTGTTGAGAAATTATCTAAAATACTGCGAGCAAACCGAAAGTGAGCCTGATGCGAGGCTACTGAGCCCAATTATTGAAGTATTAAAACAAGGAGAACGCAAATGA
- a CDS encoding 2OG-Fe dioxygenase family protein, whose amino-acid sequence MTTNNNQNLLQLRFIGQSRVDEVKPSFNALPDNPYADGAFRKRRYSVIKLTDGAIKLQPTKAFVQDDSINTFQGNVERVYENLEQSLLETEGFKHLISQFQEMTGIDKESDIEVHQFRMLAIESDTPPAPEGIHQDGFDHVCVCGVSHENIQGGELLVYETKDADPCFKMEIKDGLFALVNDRQVWHNATPMNKIKADEIGYLDCFVFTA is encoded by the coding sequence ATGACTACCAACAACAACCAGAATTTATTGCAATTGCGTTTTATCGGACAATCACGCGTTGATGAAGTGAAACCTTCATTTAATGCCTTGCCAGATAATCCTTACGCTGATGGCGCGTTTCGTAAACGCCGCTATTCCGTTATCAAATTGACTGATGGGGCGATTAAACTTCAACCCACCAAAGCGTTTGTTCAAGATGATTCAATTAATACCTTCCAAGGTAATGTTGAGCGAGTGTATGAGAACTTAGAACAAAGTTTGCTGGAAACAGAGGGCTTTAAACACCTCATTTCTCAGTTCCAAGAAATGACCGGCATAGATAAAGAGTCGGACATTGAAGTACACCAATTTAGAATGTTAGCGATCGAAAGTGATACGCCTCCGGCGCCTGAAGGGATCCACCAAGATGGATTTGACCATGTTTGTGTGTGTGGTGTGTCTCATGAGAATATTCAAGGTGGCGAATTGCTTGTCTATGAAACTAAAGATGCAGATCCGTGTTTCAAGATGGAGATCAAAGATGGTTTGTTTGCACTCGTCAATGACCGTCAAGTTTGGCACAACGCAACACCAATGAATAAAATCAAGGCCGATGAAATCGGATACCTAGACTGTTTTGTGTTTACAGCATAA
- a CDS encoding Crp/Fnr family transcriptional regulator has product MRLLENIPLIKQLEIVNRLSFFKEFSVNERQVLLESFSSLYLISANRHAFKRLERDDKLYIVLSGELSIYSKSEDHELGRVEPGEFIGEGAFISHRERSTSAKALQDTIVLAITSEALTRLPNVIREKIKDQLILGMSVRITRLNERLDQH; this is encoded by the coding sequence ATGCGTTTATTAGAAAATATACCGCTGATTAAGCAACTTGAGATAGTGAATCGCCTGAGCTTTTTTAAAGAGTTTAGTGTCAATGAACGCCAAGTATTACTCGAGTCGTTTAGTAGCCTTTATCTAATAAGCGCAAATCGCCATGCGTTTAAACGATTAGAGCGCGATGACAAACTCTATATCGTCTTAAGTGGTGAGTTGAGCATCTACAGCAAATCTGAAGACCACGAACTTGGCCGTGTTGAACCCGGTGAATTTATCGGCGAAGGCGCGTTTATTTCCCACCGCGAACGCTCTACCAGCGCCAAAGCACTGCAAGATACCATCGTGCTGGCCATTACGTCGGAAGCCCTTACCCGTTTACCCAACGTGATCCGCGAGAAAATTAAAGATCAGCTGATTTTAGGCATGAGTGTTCGCATTACCCGCTTAAATGAACGGCTGGATCAGCATTAA
- a CDS encoding cysteine desulfurase-like protein, which produces MELQTIRRQFPALMQSINGTAPIFLDGPGGSQVPQSVLSAMSAYLGYFNSNLGGAFFSSHKTVSLMDDARQAVADLLNAPSKSQIVFGANMTSLTFSFSRAISRDWQADDEVIVTNADHYSNVSSWRQAAEDKGAKVHAVRINEADCTLDLEHYASLLNSNTKLVAVTYASNTTGSINDIKRIVEMAHQVGALVYVDAVHYAPHELIDVQALDCDFLACSAYKFFGPHVGIVYGKKVHLEGFIPYKVEPAKDVIPGRWETGTQSFEGLAGVIAAIDYIASLSDLPKTASRRERLIDAFAKTKAHEMALSEYVLKRIAEFPEITLYGINDLTRLAERTPTFALTFAGIEPRTVSEFLGEHHICVWDGNFYAQGLCEQLGVMDKGGVVRIGCMHYNTIDELATLFDRLSVLLKR; this is translated from the coding sequence ATGGAACTACAAACAATTCGTCGTCAATTTCCTGCGTTAATGCAATCAATTAATGGCACTGCACCGATTTTCTTGGATGGCCCAGGTGGCTCGCAAGTACCTCAGTCGGTATTAAGCGCTATGTCCGCTTACCTTGGTTACTTTAATTCAAACCTCGGTGGGGCGTTTTTCTCAAGTCACAAAACCGTGTCTTTGATGGATGACGCACGTCAGGCAGTTGCGGATTTACTCAATGCACCAAGCAAATCGCAAATCGTTTTTGGCGCAAACATGACCAGCCTCACGTTTAGCTTTAGCCGTGCGATTTCACGTGATTGGCAAGCAGATGATGAAGTGATTGTCACCAATGCAGATCATTACTCGAATGTGTCGTCTTGGCGCCAAGCGGCAGAAGATAAAGGCGCAAAAGTACATGCCGTGCGTATCAATGAAGCCGATTGCACCTTGGATCTAGAACACTACGCGAGCTTATTAAACAGCAATACTAAGCTGGTTGCAGTGACGTACGCGTCAAACACCACAGGCTCAATCAACGACATAAAACGCATTGTTGAGATGGCGCACCAAGTTGGTGCGTTGGTTTACGTGGATGCCGTTCACTACGCACCGCATGAGCTGATTGATGTGCAAGCACTCGATTGTGACTTTTTAGCTTGCTCGGCCTATAAGTTTTTTGGTCCGCATGTTGGGATAGTGTACGGTAAAAAAGTGCACTTAGAAGGCTTTATACCGTATAAAGTGGAGCCGGCGAAAGACGTTATTCCCGGTCGTTGGGAAACCGGTACGCAAAGCTTTGAAGGCTTAGCCGGTGTGATTGCGGCGATTGACTATATTGCCAGCCTTAGCGATTTGCCTAAAACCGCGTCACGTCGTGAGCGTTTAATCGATGCGTTTGCTAAAACCAAAGCCCATGAAATGGCCTTGTCTGAGTATGTGCTAAAGCGTATCGCAGAATTCCCTGAGATCACCCTTTATGGCATCAACGACTTAACACGTTTGGCAGAGCGCACACCTACGTTTGCATTGACCTTTGCAGGTATTGAACCGCGCACGGTGTCAGAGTTTTTAGGTGAGCACCACATCTGCGTGTGGGACGGTAATTTCTATGCACAAGGGTTGTGCGAACAACTTGGTGTAATGGACAAAGGTGGTGTAGTGCGTATTGGTTGTATGCATTACAACACCATTGACGAACTGGCGACCTTGTTTGATAGATTGAGCGTCCTACTTAAGCGCTAA
- the glnG gene encoding nitrogen regulation protein NR(I), producing the protein MKSVWLVDDDASIRFVLDKALTRAGFETETFANAQDVLTALTYGQPAVLVSDVRMPGIDGMALLESIHSDYPQLPVIIITAHSDLDSAVNAFQKGAFEYLAKPFDLEEAVSLVERAYRASNESKKTKRKVEPQSRSEIIGEAPAMQEVFRAIGKLSASSMSVLINGESGTGKELVASALHNHSPRKENPFIALNMAAIPKDLVESELFGHEKGAFTGADTMRRGRFEQADGGTLFLDEIGDMPLDVQTRLLRVLADGEFYRVGGHNSVRVNVRIIAATHQNLEDRVKKGQFREDLFHRLNVVRLRLPPLRERTEDIPKLAAHFLATSAKELQVETKVLNKEALKVLQAYNWPGNVRQLENTCRWLTVMAPGELVSPPDLPEELLSSEIEESEIQGDWLDGFQHWLTAELKQGKEHIWPAIQDELETRLIKTALQACGGHKQEAALKIGWGRNTLTRKLKERNIQD; encoded by the coding sequence ATGAAATCAGTGTGGCTTGTAGACGATGATGCCTCCATTCGCTTTGTCCTTGATAAGGCGCTGACGCGCGCAGGATTTGAAACGGAAACCTTTGCCAACGCGCAGGACGTCTTAACGGCGTTGACCTATGGTCAGCCAGCCGTTCTCGTTTCGGATGTACGTATGCCTGGAATCGATGGGATGGCGCTCCTTGAAAGCATTCACTCTGATTATCCTCAACTGCCCGTGATCATTATTACGGCTCATTCAGATCTTGATTCCGCCGTCAATGCCTTTCAAAAAGGGGCCTTCGAATACTTAGCAAAACCTTTTGACCTAGAGGAGGCGGTAAGCCTTGTCGAGCGAGCCTATCGTGCGTCAAATGAAAGTAAAAAAACGAAACGCAAAGTAGAACCGCAGTCACGTTCAGAAATCATTGGCGAAGCACCCGCGATGCAAGAGGTTTTCCGTGCAATAGGTAAACTGTCGGCCTCGAGCATGAGTGTACTCATAAATGGCGAATCAGGTACCGGCAAAGAGTTGGTGGCCAGTGCCCTTCACAACCACAGTCCGCGAAAAGAAAATCCATTTATCGCGCTCAATATGGCTGCTATTCCAAAGGATTTAGTGGAGTCGGAGCTCTTTGGTCATGAAAAAGGCGCGTTTACAGGCGCGGATACGATGCGTCGAGGCCGTTTTGAGCAAGCCGATGGTGGCACATTATTTTTAGATGAAATTGGCGACATGCCATTAGATGTACAAACCCGCTTGCTACGCGTACTGGCCGATGGCGAGTTTTACCGCGTCGGTGGCCACAACAGTGTCCGCGTTAACGTTCGAATTATCGCGGCGACGCACCAAAATCTTGAAGACCGAGTGAAAAAAGGCCAATTTCGTGAAGATTTATTTCACCGTCTCAATGTTGTGCGTTTGCGTTTACCACCATTACGCGAACGCACCGAAGATATTCCTAAATTAGCGGCGCACTTTCTCGCCACCAGTGCCAAAGAACTGCAAGTTGAAACGAAAGTACTGAACAAAGAGGCGCTTAAAGTACTGCAAGCATATAATTGGCCTGGCAACGTGAGACAGCTCGAAAATACCTGCCGTTGGCTCACGGTTATGGCGCCTGGCGAATTAGTGAGCCCACCAGACTTACCAGAAGAATTGCTGTCGAGCGAAATTGAAGAAAGCGAAATTCAAGGAGATTGGCTCGATGGATTTCAACATTGGTTAACCGCTGAGTTAAAACAAGGCAAAGAGCACATTTGGCCAGCCATTCAAGATGAACTTGAAACTCGCCTTATCAAAACAGCACTTCAAGCATGCGGTGGGCATAAGCAAGAAGCGGCCTTAAAAATCGGCTGGGGTCGCAATACGTTGACCCGAAAGCTGAAAGAGCGCAATATTCAGGATTAA
- a CDS encoding OmpA family protein: MKLKALSIALLVAAGAAHAQDDEGVFLGVFGDYYKSEWQNIRDAASVNVDKSTSWGVELGYKFDKYWAARLEYADMDFDLSGARTDSLSGSRFGIDGLYHINGGPLYGIFGIKSIDAFESMTFANLGAGYQLLNKDNWSVNLEALAYQGIDRGYSDYNAKLGVSYLFGSSSSAEKVEAAPTPAPVAAPADADQDGVMDADDQCANTPMTDAVDSKGCTLYRDEQVSVNLLVRFPHDASKVTEQYFSDIKAVAEFMAEHSDATVVLEGHASSVGAAQYNQWLSKKRADAVAKQLVKLGVAESRISTVGYGEERLKNTANTRAAHAENRRVEAQVTSTEKVKVQRK, translated from the coding sequence ATGAAATTAAAAGCATTGAGCATTGCGCTACTAGTTGCTGCAGGAGCGGCACACGCACAGGACGACGAAGGCGTATTTTTAGGCGTTTTCGGTGATTATTACAAATCAGAATGGCAAAACATTCGCGATGCCGCGAGTGTAAATGTCGACAAGTCAACATCATGGGGTGTTGAATTGGGTTATAAATTCGATAAGTACTGGGCTGCACGTTTAGAATACGCAGATATGGATTTTGACCTATCTGGTGCGCGTACAGACAGTCTATCTGGTAGCCGTTTTGGTATTGACGGTTTATACCACATCAACGGTGGTCCACTTTACGGTATCTTCGGTATTAAATCGATCGATGCATTTGAAAGCATGACATTTGCTAACTTAGGTGCGGGTTATCAGCTACTGAATAAAGACAACTGGTCAGTGAACCTTGAAGCGCTTGCTTACCAAGGTATCGACCGAGGCTATTCAGATTACAATGCAAAACTTGGAGTGAGCTACCTATTTGGCTCATCGTCAAGCGCAGAGAAAGTTGAAGCAGCGCCAACACCTGCACCAGTTGCAGCGCCAGCAGATGCAGACCAAGACGGTGTCATGGATGCTGACGACCAATGTGCAAATACACCGATGACTGACGCGGTTGATAGCAAGGGCTGTACGTTATACCGTGACGAGCAAGTTTCTGTGAATTTATTGGTACGTTTCCCTCACGATGCGTCAAAAGTAACAGAACAGTATTTTTCTGACATTAAAGCTGTAGCAGAATTTATGGCTGAACACAGCGATGCTACTGTTGTGCTTGAAGGTCACGCTTCGTCGGTTGGTGCTGCTCAATACAACCAATGGTTGTCTAAAAAGCGTGCAGATGCTGTTGCAAAACAACTTGTTAAACTCGGTGTGGCTGAGTCTCGTATCAGTACGGTAGGTTACGGTGAAGAGCGTTTGAAAAACACCGCGAATACGCGTGCAGCGCATGCCGAAAACCGCCGTGTTGAAGCGCAGGTTACATCAACTGAAAAAGTGAAAGTACAACGTAAATAA